The following are encoded in a window of Neomicrococcus lactis genomic DNA:
- a CDS encoding M15 family metallopeptidase: MKRRARYRKDTSPSLPLHLTQRGVIVIGIALLVLSILVTAAFTAARSSAQTALEQAIAKNSAASQTTATAPLTGAASSSSTTDSGTESPAASASEHAEGGPDSTFDASQVHASADPLLVLVRKDLPLEPKEFKPQNLVSLAPGKTLVKEAADHFQELLNAAAQAGHSLRIESGYRSYNAQANLFTRYSNKYGAAYAEKISARPGTSEHQTGLAADIGYSNGQCSLHRCFGEMPGGQWVADHAAEFGFIVRYPQDKVAVTGYNFEPWHLRYIGVENARTYVESGKGSLEEFLNTL; this comes from the coding sequence ATGAAACGTCGCGCCAGATACCGCAAAGACACTTCCCCCTCGTTGCCCCTGCATCTCACGCAGCGTGGGGTTATTGTCATTGGCATCGCCCTGCTGGTGCTCAGCATCTTGGTCACGGCGGCGTTCACGGCAGCCCGAAGTTCCGCCCAAACGGCCCTCGAGCAAGCCATCGCGAAAAACTCTGCCGCGTCCCAGACAACCGCAACGGCCCCACTCACTGGAGCTGCGTCGTCGTCTTCCACAACGGATTCCGGAACCGAATCCCCCGCCGCTAGCGCGAGCGAGCATGCCGAAGGTGGCCCTGACAGCACCTTTGACGCATCCCAAGTGCACGCTAGTGCGGATCCGCTGTTGGTCTTGGTGCGCAAGGATCTGCCGCTCGAGCCCAAGGAATTCAAGCCTCAAAACCTCGTGTCACTGGCTCCCGGCAAGACCCTCGTGAAGGAAGCTGCGGACCACTTTCAAGAATTGCTGAACGCGGCAGCGCAGGCTGGGCATTCGTTGCGCATTGAGAGTGGATACCGGTCCTACAACGCGCAAGCGAACCTCTTTACGCGTTATTCCAACAAGTACGGAGCAGCGTACGCCGAGAAGATTTCGGCGCGCCCTGGCACCAGCGAGCATCAAACGGGGCTGGCGGCGGACATTGGTTACAGCAACGGGCAGTGCAGCCTGCACCGGTGCTTCGGTGAGATGCCCGGGGGTCAGTGGGTAGCCGATCACGCCGCCGAGTTCGGATTCATTGTCCGTTACCCGCAAGACAAAGTCGCCGTCACGGGCTACAACTTCGAGCCGTGGCACTTGCGTTACATCGGCGTGGAGAATGCGCGCACCTACGTGGAATCCGGCAAAGGCTCCCTCGAAGAGTTTCTCAACACTCTCTAG
- the dcd gene encoding dCTP deaminase: protein MLLSDRDIRTELDSGRVQLDPYDPQMIQPSSVDVRIDRWFRLFDNHKYAHIDPSEDQPELTRLVEVDPNEPFILHPGEFVLGATYEQVTLPNDIAARLEGKSSLGRLGLLTHSTAGFIDPGFSGHITLELSNMATLPIKLWPGSKIGQLCFFRLSSEAETPYGSGDNKNRYQGQRGPTASRSYMNFHRTIIES from the coding sequence GTGCTGCTTTCAGATCGCGATATTCGTACCGAGCTTGACTCCGGACGCGTCCAACTTGACCCTTACGATCCTCAGATGATCCAGCCTTCGAGCGTGGACGTCCGCATTGATCGCTGGTTCCGTCTTTTCGACAACCACAAGTACGCGCACATTGATCCTTCAGAGGATCAGCCTGAGCTCACGCGCCTTGTAGAAGTGGACCCCAACGAGCCGTTCATTCTGCACCCCGGAGAGTTCGTGTTGGGCGCCACGTATGAGCAGGTCACGCTGCCAAATGACATCGCTGCGCGACTCGAAGGTAAATCCTCGTTGGGCCGTCTTGGTCTCTTGACGCACTCCACCGCAGGCTTCATCGATCCTGGGTTCTCCGGACACATCACCTTGGAGCTCTCCAATATGGCGACGTTGCCCATCAAACTGTGGCCGGGTTCCAAGATTGGTCAGTTGTGCTTCTTCCGTTTGTCATCCGAAGCCGAGACGCCATACGGCTCTGGAGATAACAAGAACCGCTACCAAGGACAGCGTGGACCTACGGCTTCCCGTTCCTACATGAACTTCCACCGGACCATCATCGAGTCCTAA
- a CDS encoding MFS transporter, with amino-acid sequence MSLSAANQPEFSANIVPSRRTLTKQVWAWASWDWGSAAFNAVMTTFVFTVYLTSSLFGNEDQNSAVLGAGISIAGVLIALLAPVIGQRSDSSGRRRFWLGVNTFLIAALTALCFFVYPSPNFLLMGVILIAAGNVFSEFASVNYNAMLTQISTPKTIGQVSGFGWGMGYLGGIVALAIVLFGFVQPVVDWWGSSSEESLNLRLVAIFSALWIFIFGLPVLFAVPENKGIVKERVGFFASYQQLFRHVTHLWKTDRHTVWFLISSAIFRDGLAAVFTFGGVIASVTFGFTLSQVIIFAIVGNVVAALGAMFGGWLDDRIGPKKVILGSLIGLLIAGLGVFFSPGAAGFWVFGLFLCLFVGPAQSSSRAYLARLTESGREGELFGLYATTGRAVSFLAPSLFTAAVAIALNFFPDGGAQRYGILGIMVVLAAGFLLLLPVKAPAHARAHQQR; translated from the coding sequence ATGAGCCTCTCCGCGGCGAACCAGCCGGAATTCTCAGCAAACATCGTTCCTTCTCGGCGCACTCTGACGAAGCAAGTTTGGGCATGGGCGTCATGGGACTGGGGGTCCGCGGCCTTCAACGCGGTCATGACCACCTTTGTATTTACGGTGTATTTGACCAGTTCGCTGTTCGGCAATGAAGATCAGAACTCGGCGGTCCTCGGCGCCGGCATTTCCATCGCTGGCGTCCTCATCGCCTTGCTGGCTCCAGTGATCGGCCAGCGCTCGGATTCGAGTGGGCGGCGTCGCTTTTGGCTGGGAGTGAACACCTTCCTCATCGCAGCCCTGACGGCCTTGTGTTTCTTCGTTTACCCGTCTCCAAACTTCTTGCTCATGGGCGTCATCCTGATCGCAGCCGGCAATGTGTTCAGCGAATTCGCGAGCGTCAACTACAACGCGATGCTCACCCAAATTTCTACGCCCAAAACTATCGGCCAAGTCTCCGGCTTCGGTTGGGGCATGGGTTACCTCGGCGGCATCGTGGCGCTGGCGATCGTACTGTTCGGCTTCGTGCAGCCGGTGGTGGACTGGTGGGGCTCCTCGAGCGAAGAGTCCCTCAACCTCCGCTTAGTGGCGATCTTCAGCGCACTCTGGATCTTCATCTTCGGGTTGCCCGTACTTTTCGCGGTCCCTGAGAACAAGGGCATCGTCAAAGAGCGCGTGGGATTCTTCGCGTCCTACCAACAGCTCTTCCGTCATGTGACTCACTTGTGGAAGACGGATCGCCACACGGTCTGGTTCTTGATCTCCTCGGCCATTTTCCGTGACGGTCTTGCCGCGGTCTTCACGTTCGGCGGCGTTATTGCCTCCGTGACCTTCGGGTTCACGCTGTCTCAGGTCATCATCTTCGCGATTGTTGGAAACGTCGTCGCCGCTCTTGGCGCGATGTTCGGCGGCTGGCTCGATGACCGTATTGGCCCCAAGAAGGTCATTCTGGGATCCCTGATCGGCCTACTGATCGCCGGTCTGGGAGTGTTCTTCTCCCCCGGAGCCGCAGGCTTCTGGGTCTTCGGCCTGTTCTTGTGCCTCTTCGTGGGACCAGCGCAGTCTTCGTCTCGCGCCTACCTTGCCCGTCTCACAGAGAGCGGCCGCGAAGGTGAGCTCTTTGGTCTGTATGCCACCACCGGCCGCGCCGTAAGCTTCTTGGCGCCGTCCCTCTTCACCGCAGCAGTTGCCATCGCCTTGAACTTCTTTCCGGATGGCGGCGCGCAGCGTTACGGAATCTTGGGCATCATGGTGGTGCTGGCCGCGGGCTTCCTGTTGCTGCTTCCGGTGAAGGCACCGGCACACGCTCGCGCCCACCAGCAACGCTAG
- a CDS encoding Na+/H+ antiporter subunit A produces the protein MLLVLFSLFAVALLAPLIFRVMRRATFYVLAAVPAMGFIWLLANFPSFIHADQKALIDAPNAPPSEVFEWVSVLKLELAFRMDALSAILCLLILGVGALVLFYCARYFKDNEPNIGTFGAQLLAFAGAMFGLVTADDLIVLFIFWEITTILSYLLIGYARERIFARRSAHQALIVTTFGGLVMLAGLVILGQSAETYRISTILSRAPELINTHGPLLDIAILLILVGAVSKSALVPFHFWLPGAMAAPTPVSAYLHAAAMVKAGVYLVARLAPSFSETQYWHLTVLTLGLWTMLVGGWRALRQTDIKLVLAYGTVSQLGFLILVVGSGSANAAMAGIALMLAHGLFKAALFLVVGIIDHQAGTRDLRELSGLWRKAPKLFVVALLSAASMAAVPPMYGFVSKEAVYETFVHEASTGPLGLIMLIGIVAGSMLTVAYSARFMWGGFAAKKDVLPTKFKPVPWLFLLSPAILTVFTVVMAFIPGVFEDIIKPYASLFPASDHPIHLGLWHGFTVAFWLSLLTLAVGALLFFLRDGVNSWQDKLYPLLDAEKFYRLTIGGLDEVAVWVTGRTQRGQLSFYLVIILMVAAVAPGIVMLRLGIAPLGNITGFDSPAQLIIGACVAVGAFAAILANKRFLAVLMVSVTGYGMSIFFALQGAPDLALTQLLVETITLVAFVLALRVLPPELGSNNSAIPKVMRIVVSVLFSAVIIIATIAAMSARVHAPVSLEFPQLAYEGGNGKNVVNVALVDLRVWDTFGEISVLAAAATGVASLIFVMSRGDRKRRATDVEPGVVGRVRKHGTSKEQAAALSVAQRFMNSTSDEWLLAGRTLAPERRSIIFEVVTRLIFHTMILASLYLLLAGHNAPGGGFAGGLLAGLALTVRYLAGGRFELAEASRVSAGTLLGVGIAIAVISGLAPLFFGGQVFETTALEFSLGIFGEHKFVTSTIFDIGVYIVVLGLVMDVLSSLGSEIDMRLDKEGGKTSSNPIVTSGGSK, from the coding sequence GTGCTCTTAGTGCTCTTTTCCCTCTTTGCGGTAGCTCTCCTGGCGCCGCTGATCTTTAGGGTGATGCGCCGCGCCACGTTTTATGTTCTCGCTGCAGTCCCTGCCATGGGATTCATCTGGCTACTAGCAAACTTTCCGTCGTTCATTCACGCGGATCAAAAAGCTCTTATCGATGCGCCGAACGCACCACCCTCGGAAGTCTTCGAGTGGGTTTCCGTACTCAAGCTGGAACTCGCCTTCCGAATGGACGCCCTTTCGGCAATCCTGTGCCTTCTGATTCTGGGCGTCGGCGCCTTGGTGCTCTTCTACTGCGCGCGCTACTTCAAAGACAACGAGCCCAACATCGGCACGTTCGGTGCGCAGCTCTTGGCGTTCGCCGGCGCGATGTTTGGCCTGGTCACGGCCGATGACCTGATTGTCCTTTTCATCTTCTGGGAAATCACCACCATCCTGTCTTACCTCTTGATCGGATACGCTCGCGAACGCATTTTCGCTCGCCGTTCCGCGCATCAAGCACTGATCGTCACCACGTTTGGTGGACTAGTCATGCTGGCAGGCCTCGTCATCTTGGGACAATCGGCAGAGACCTACCGGATCTCCACCATCCTGAGCCGCGCTCCGGAACTCATCAACACGCACGGCCCGCTGCTCGACATCGCGATTCTGCTGATTCTCGTGGGTGCCGTCAGCAAGTCGGCCCTTGTACCGTTCCACTTCTGGCTCCCGGGTGCCATGGCAGCCCCAACCCCCGTGTCCGCATACTTGCACGCTGCCGCGATGGTCAAAGCCGGTGTGTACCTCGTGGCTCGACTGGCGCCGTCGTTCTCAGAAACCCAGTATTGGCACCTGACCGTACTGACGCTGGGACTGTGGACCATGCTGGTAGGCGGGTGGCGCGCGCTGCGGCAGACCGATATCAAGCTGGTCCTCGCCTACGGAACCGTGTCCCAGCTGGGCTTCCTCATCCTTGTGGTGGGATCCGGCTCGGCGAATGCGGCGATGGCGGGCATCGCCCTCATGCTGGCGCACGGTCTCTTCAAAGCCGCGCTGTTCTTGGTAGTGGGCATCATCGACCACCAAGCCGGAACGCGTGACTTGCGAGAGCTTTCGGGACTGTGGCGGAAAGCGCCAAAGCTCTTTGTGGTGGCGCTTCTCAGTGCCGCTTCCATGGCAGCCGTTCCGCCGATGTACGGATTTGTGTCCAAGGAAGCCGTCTACGAGACGTTCGTTCACGAGGCCTCGACCGGCCCGCTGGGTCTGATCATGCTGATCGGCATTGTGGCCGGCTCCATGTTGACCGTGGCCTACTCGGCGCGCTTCATGTGGGGCGGCTTCGCCGCGAAGAAGGACGTGCTGCCCACCAAGTTCAAGCCGGTTCCATGGCTGTTCTTGTTGTCCCCAGCGATTCTGACGGTCTTCACCGTGGTCATGGCATTCATCCCTGGCGTCTTTGAAGACATCATCAAGCCATACGCTTCGCTGTTCCCGGCCTCGGACCACCCGATCCACTTGGGGCTGTGGCACGGCTTCACCGTGGCGTTCTGGCTGTCTTTGCTCACGCTCGCCGTGGGTGCGTTGCTGTTCTTCCTCCGCGACGGTGTGAACTCTTGGCAGGACAAGCTCTACCCTCTCTTGGACGCGGAGAAGTTCTACCGGTTGACCATCGGCGGCCTCGACGAAGTCGCCGTCTGGGTCACCGGCCGCACCCAGCGTGGTCAGCTGTCCTTCTACTTGGTCATCATTTTGATGGTGGCCGCCGTGGCACCGGGCATCGTCATGCTCCGCCTCGGCATCGCGCCACTTGGCAACATCACGGGGTTCGATTCGCCCGCGCAACTGATCATCGGCGCCTGTGTAGCCGTCGGTGCATTCGCCGCGATCTTGGCCAACAAGCGATTCCTTGCCGTGCTGATGGTGTCCGTGACCGGTTACGGCATGTCCATCTTCTTCGCGCTGCAAGGTGCGCCGGACTTGGCGCTCACGCAGTTGCTCGTGGAAACCATCACCCTCGTGGCGTTTGTATTGGCGTTGCGAGTGCTGCCTCCGGAATTGGGCAGCAACAACTCGGCGATCCCCAAAGTCATGCGCATTGTGGTGTCCGTGCTCTTCTCGGCGGTCATCATCATCGCGACGATCGCAGCGATGTCCGCGCGCGTTCATGCCCCCGTCTCGCTGGAATTTCCGCAGCTAGCCTACGAGGGCGGCAACGGCAAGAACGTGGTCAACGTAGCGCTTGTGGACTTGCGCGTCTGGGACACCTTCGGTGAAATCTCGGTGCTCGCTGCCGCCGCAACCGGCGTCGCCAGCTTGATCTTCGTGATGAGCCGCGGAGACCGCAAGCGTCGGGCCACGGATGTGGAACCAGGCGTGGTGGGCCGCGTGCGTAAGCATGGAACGTCGAAAGAGCAGGCCGCCGCGCTCTCCGTGGCGCAACGCTTCATGAACTCCACGAGCGATGAATGGCTTCTCGCAGGACGCACGCTCGCCCCGGAACGCCGTTCCATCATCTTCGAAGTGGTCACGCGACTGATCTTCCACACCATGATCTTGGCGTCCCTCTACTTGCTGCTGGCCGGCCATAATGCGCCAGGCGGTGGCTTCGCGGGTGGTCTCTTAGCTGGCCTTGCCCTCACGGTGCGGTATCTGGCCGGTGGGCGTTTTGAGCTCGCCGAAGCGAGCCGCGTGAGCGCGGGCACCTTGCTGGGCGTCGGTATCGCGATCGCTGTGATCTCCGGGCTTGCACCGCTCTTCTTTGGCGGACAGGTCTTCGAGACCACTGCTCTCGAGTTCTCGCTTGGCATCTTCGGCGAGCACAAGTTCGTCACCTCCACCATCTTCGACATCGGCGTGTACATCGTGGTGCTGGGCCTAGTGATGGACGTGCTGTCCTCGCTGGGATCAGAGATCGATATGCGGCTGGATAAGGAAGGCGGGAAAACATCATCCAACCCCATCGTCACGTCAGGAGGTAGCAAGTGA
- a CDS encoding Na(+)/H(+) antiporter subunit C encodes MSINITLLVVSGILMACGVYLLLERSLTRVLLGIVLMGNGANLLLLTAGGAPGLAPIYQEGVASTAYSDPLPQALVLTAIVITFAVTAFVLALIYRGWVLARQDDVADDAEDIRVAEQPHFDFEEDSEVPIETTEFTEGAETLINHPAEAEETPGRVRVRNESKDGGSAQ; translated from the coding sequence GTGAGCATCAACATCACCTTGCTGGTGGTCTCCGGCATCCTCATGGCGTGCGGCGTCTATTTGCTCTTGGAACGTTCATTGACGCGAGTGCTCTTGGGCATTGTGCTTATGGGTAACGGCGCCAACCTGTTGCTCTTGACCGCGGGAGGCGCTCCCGGACTCGCCCCGATCTACCAAGAAGGCGTGGCCAGTACCGCGTATTCGGACCCGTTGCCGCAAGCGCTGGTCCTCACGGCCATCGTGATCACGTTCGCCGTCACGGCGTTCGTCTTGGCACTGATCTACCGCGGATGGGTCTTGGCACGCCAAGACGATGTCGCGGATGACGCTGAAGATATTCGCGTGGCAGAACAGCCGCACTTTGACTTTGAGGAAGACTCCGAAGTGCCAATTGAAACCACAGAATTTACAGAGGGCGCCGAGACCTTGATCAACCACCCGGCTGAGGCAGAAGAGACGCCTGGACGAGTCAGAGTCCGCAACGAGTCAAAGGACGGAGGCAGCGCACAGTGA
- a CDS encoding Na+/H+ antiporter subunit D yields the protein MLPLFGAALAFAFRRRRQAQRILTITALSLTLVVESFLLVSAYQNGAEAVLIAHWAPPFGISLVVDEFSALMLVVSSSVSLAVLLFSTGQGDTDSDQEGPMSIFHPTYLILIAGVSNAFLAGDLFNLYVGFEILLTASYVLLTMGGTGPRIRAGITYVVVSVISSMLFLLAIAMIYSATGTVNMADLAIKLGELPQNTQTMLHIMLLVAFGIKAAVFPLSFWLPDSYPTAPAPVTAVFAGLLTKVGVYAIVRTETLLFPGDSLNMMLMIVALLTMIVGILGAIAQAEIKRMLSFTLTSHIGYMLFGLALGNHLGLASAVYYVAHHIIVQTSLFLVTGLIERRAGTSNVDRLGSLAKLSPLLAVLFFIPAMNLAGIPPFSGFLGKLGLIQGGVESGTPIAWVLIAGAILTSLLTLHAIARVWNRAFWRKAEDAENPDPLLTTHIPSRREAKRNSTLAREAAMVAAATQNPASAAVNSDVGEEPEITTAKLLPAPMVLPTAALVALGVALTVFAGPLFDLADRAASNMLDRSPYIEAVMGSADGVPEHHGGNE from the coding sequence ATGCTCCCGCTCTTCGGTGCCGCCCTCGCCTTCGCCTTCCGACGCCGCCGTCAGGCGCAGCGCATCCTCACCATCACGGCGCTCTCACTAACCTTGGTGGTGGAGAGCTTCCTACTGGTGAGTGCTTACCAGAACGGCGCGGAAGCCGTGCTGATTGCGCACTGGGCACCGCCGTTCGGCATTTCCTTGGTGGTGGACGAATTCTCCGCGCTCATGCTGGTGGTTTCCAGCTCCGTGAGCCTTGCGGTGTTGCTGTTCTCCACGGGGCAGGGGGATACGGACTCGGACCAAGAAGGTCCTATGTCGATCTTCCACCCCACCTATTTGATCCTGATCGCGGGCGTTTCCAATGCGTTCCTCGCGGGTGACCTCTTCAACCTCTATGTGGGCTTTGAGATCCTCTTGACCGCGTCCTACGTGCTCTTGACCATGGGCGGCACGGGACCTCGCATCCGCGCGGGCATCACGTACGTGGTGGTCTCGGTCATTTCCTCGATGCTGTTCTTGCTGGCCATCGCCATGATCTATTCGGCCACCGGCACGGTCAACATGGCGGATCTGGCGATCAAACTCGGCGAGCTCCCGCAGAACACGCAGACCATGCTGCACATCATGTTGCTGGTGGCGTTCGGCATCAAGGCCGCCGTCTTCCCGCTGTCCTTCTGGCTTCCCGACTCCTACCCGACGGCCCCGGCTCCCGTCACCGCGGTGTTCGCCGGCTTGCTCACGAAGGTGGGCGTCTACGCGATTGTTCGTACGGAGACGCTGCTGTTCCCGGGCGATAGTCTGAACATGATGCTCATGATTGTGGCGTTGTTGACCATGATCGTGGGTATTTTGGGTGCCATTGCCCAGGCTGAGATCAAACGTATGTTGTCCTTTACGCTGACGAGCCACATTGGATACATGCTGTTCGGCCTCGCGCTCGGCAACCACTTGGGGCTCGCTTCGGCGGTCTACTACGTGGCGCACCACATTATTGTGCAGACCTCGCTCTTCCTCGTGACGGGCTTGATCGAACGCCGCGCTGGCACGTCCAACGTGGACCGTTTGGGCTCTCTCGCAAAGCTCTCGCCGCTGCTCGCAGTCCTGTTCTTCATCCCAGCGATGAATCTTGCAGGCATCCCGCCGTTCTCCGGATTCTTGGGCAAGCTGGGACTCATTCAGGGTGGCGTGGAAAGCGGCACCCCGATTGCGTGGGTCCTCATTGCGGGCGCCATCCTGACGAGCCTCTTAACCTTGCATGCGATCGCTCGCGTCTGGAACCGCGCCTTCTGGCGCAAGGCGGAAGACGCCGAGAATCCTGACCCGCTCTTGACCACGCACATCCCGTCCCGTCGCGAAGCCAAGCGGAATAGCACGTTGGCTCGCGAAGCGGCGATGGTTGCGGCTGCCACGCAGAACCCGGCTTCCGCTGCCGTCAACAGTGACGTTGGGGAAGAGCCAGAAATTACGACGGCGAAGCTGTTGCCCGCACCCATGGTTCTGCCCACCGCGGCGCTAGTGGCACTTGGTGTGGCACTGACGGTTTTCGCCGGTCCGCTCTTTGATCTGGCTGACCGCGCTGCATCCAACATGTTGGACCGCTCGCCCTACATTGAAGCAGTCATGGGGTCGGCGGATGGCGTCCCAGAACATCACGGAGGCAACGAATGA
- a CDS encoding Na+/H+ antiporter subunit E yields the protein MSPLKRMKQARDRSKLTLINEVPLLVWLVFVWVVLWQNYSLGNIAFGLILALVIVNYFRLPPVELSGRFNIWYAILFVGDFIKDIFVASFQLAWAALTHPTRIKNAVIGVPLQTRQDLIVTFVGHVTTLIPGSLVIDVDRRTSTLYLHVFNVNSQEDLEEMRRKVWRTERQVLSIMGTKEEYEAMKAQHKNAQSKKAPEVAK from the coding sequence ATGAGCCCTCTGAAGAGGATGAAGCAAGCGCGTGACCGCTCCAAGCTCACGCTCATCAACGAAGTTCCGCTGCTCGTCTGGCTCGTGTTTGTCTGGGTGGTGCTCTGGCAGAACTACTCGTTAGGCAATATCGCCTTCGGGCTGATTTTGGCGCTCGTGATCGTGAACTACTTCCGGTTGCCGCCAGTGGAGCTCTCCGGTCGGTTCAACATTTGGTACGCCATTCTGTTCGTGGGTGATTTCATCAAAGACATCTTCGTGGCTTCCTTCCAGCTCGCGTGGGCGGCGCTCACGCACCCCACGCGTATCAAGAATGCTGTGATCGGTGTGCCCCTCCAGACGCGTCAGGACTTGATTGTCACGTTCGTTGGACACGTCACCACGCTGATCCCGGGCTCGCTCGTGATCGACGTGGATCGCCGCACTTCCACCCTGTATTTGCACGTGTTCAACGTGAACTCCCAAGAGGACCTCGAAGAGATGCGACGCAAAGTCTGGCGCACAGAACGCCAAGTGCTCAGCATCATGGGCACTAAAGAGGAATATGAGGCGATGAAGGCCCAGCACAAGAACGCTCAGTCTAAGAAGGCCCCGGAGGTGGCCAAATGA
- a CDS encoding monovalent cation/H+ antiporter complex subunit F, which translates to MMTIVLWICGIMMSAGAIGAIYRVAKGPSILQRVLATDVLLVIIASALAIDMAINKHTNHMPFVLIACVAGFIGSVTVSRFVYQRDGIK; encoded by the coding sequence ATGATGACCATCGTGTTGTGGATCTGCGGCATCATGATGTCGGCGGGAGCAATCGGAGCCATCTATCGAGTAGCAAAGGGCCCGTCGATTTTGCAGCGCGTTCTCGCGACGGACGTCTTGTTGGTCATCATCGCGAGTGCTCTAGCCATCGACATGGCCATCAATAAGCACACCAACCACATGCCGTTTGTGCTGATCGCTTGCGTGGCCGGTTTCATTGGCTCCGTCACGGTGTCCCGATTCGTCTACCAGCGGGACGGCATCAAATGA
- the mnhG gene encoding monovalent cation/H(+) antiporter subunit G has protein sequence MITPESWAPARDIIAAILMLIGAFMSMAAGIGLWRFPDLLSRMHAATKPQVLGLFCFLLAVVVELNQWVWLPVFALAWGLQLLTSPVSAHMVGRAAYRTKHLRQDILIKDELAEVVDAAMKKQAKINKQVSNNQTDSSN, from the coding sequence ATGATCACTCCAGAAAGCTGGGCTCCAGCCCGCGACATCATCGCCGCCATCCTCATGCTGATTGGCGCTTTCATGTCCATGGCCGCAGGCATTGGACTGTGGCGCTTCCCGGACTTGCTCTCGCGAATGCACGCCGCCACCAAGCCCCAGGTCTTGGGATTGTTCTGCTTCTTACTCGCCGTCGTGGTAGAGCTGAACCAATGGGTCTGGCTACCGGTCTTCGCGCTCGCATGGGGTCTGCAGTTGCTGACGTCTCCGGTCAGCGCGCACATGGTGGGCCGCGCGGCCTACCGCACCAAGCACTTGCGCCAGGACATCCTGATCAAGGACGAGCTAGCTGAAGTCGTGGATGCGGCCATGAAGAAGCAGGCCAAGATCAACAAGCAAGTGTCCAACAACCAAACAGACTCCAGTAATTAG
- a CDS encoding DUF4235 domain-containing protein — protein sequence MNVFLKLGATLASLAAGMLGKKVVDIVWKKSTGKESPNMMDADAQREQSLRQVLAFTVFSSIVMGVIQVLTNRGTQRAIQKFGRNLDEV from the coding sequence TTGAAGCTTGGTGCAACCCTTGCGTCACTCGCCGCTGGCATGCTCGGCAAGAAGGTCGTTGACATTGTGTGGAAGAAGTCGACCGGCAAAGAGTCGCCAAACATGATGGACGCCGATGCACAGCGTGAGCAGTCGCTGCGGCAGGTTTTGGCCTTCACGGTCTTCTCGTCCATCGTCATGGGCGTCATCCAGGTCCTGACCAACCGTGGCACGCAGCGCGCTATCCAGAAGTTTGGACGCAACCTCGACGAGGTCTAA